The Rhopalosiphum maidis isolate BTI-1 chromosome 4, ASM367621v3, whole genome shotgun sequence region taaaacttaatccaagataatatttttatattgtttatttttatatcagtataCTATGAGAAAGTAACGTTACCATAATACCATTTATGTTTAAACCTATGTATCAACTCTTAAATATATCTACTCCTACATGATAGGGTACGcctataaaatacctatctatatagacgtattatattatataatatgttcttaaCAGGCCTTATGAAttgcgaaaaataataaacaccaaCCTTATCTTACTGGTCGTCAATGGACGTTGTCCAGAAACATCTAAATCCGAAAATTTTGATACCTTGCCACAAGAAGTTATGTATGACGAGTTCAATAATTCGTTGGGCTGTCACAAAGCGTTTTATAGTTTACCACGGCGTAGACCTAAAACAGCTTGCATTAGGACACATCCAGACGTAAGTATATACCGACGACTATCATCACAAGTCATTAAGCAAAAcaatgtacttatttaatattcacccttttatgtattagtaatattagtaaaaactgagtttttaaaataaataacacgaataaaagtttttatttaactgtttaaaaactataatgaaacagttaaacttaattttaaatgtatttttttttttaggagcATGAAATTTATGACAAAATGTGTGGCAGCAGTACAATGATTACAATTACACCAACAACtttgtcaataatttttttttctacgtttaatttgataaggtttttataattttttaattctaaatcaaaaatttaaattctcttacttatgtatttatcaaaaatattgttcatgaAGTTATCTtcgatgttaaatattttgtctatTGCGtctattacagtataatatacgttaaatctTGATATTACAATTGCgtgatattattacctacattaattaatgcaatattttgATGATGTAAGTAGGCATTGAATGTTGTATTTTCTActtatgataatgataaacataataatatcaactaCCTAATACTCCATTAGTCTCCGATTCTCCATGTTGACTggtaaatatagatttaatacattttatatctacataggtagcataataatattgtgatcacaatttttcataataatatataaacaaccaAATCTATTTAGTATGAACTAATTCATGGAATAATCTttgataaaagtaattataaatactattattattgactataggaacaatacaatttagtacCTATCAAGAAGAAAagcctttaaaataatagaaaaaaatatcttatatccTATCTAGCTAGTGAATATGCGGTGGTCTGATGAAAATCTGTTCTACAAATCCCCATGTCTCGATGGTAGGATGTTATGTGAGGATGAACAGAATTGGTATATTCTCTTAAGTTCTCTCATTGAACAAGATTTATATCCAGCCTtggtaaaaagtaaataaaatgaattattacttactattttaattcatacaaaCATAAGtgagaagaaaaataatattacaacaaacaattatatagttattattcacTGATCTGGGATTACATTAGCAAgataatgaaaattgtatttactaaaattaaaatattatttttatgttaaaaaaccaatacatttcTCACTCTGCATAGAAtctatagtatacattttaatgaaaaaataagtattaattaatttaatatacagttgataattatatctataaatcttaataaatatagaatcaTTGACATGTATAGCATATACATCtcgatgtataaaataaataatttattaatgttgtaaCATGGTATAGAACGGTTATCTTCTgtaccattaaaataatataaagagaaaagatataataaaactaagtattatataataagttattattgtttttattacaccaaaaatattatttacaattattcttcaaatgtaacaatataattttcagcTCTACGTAAGTTAAAGGacatttaacttttatcaGAAATACtttcaataaattcattaaagaGTATTTGATTTGCTCTTTCTTGCAATTCAATGACTACTTTATCCAAATATTCTCTGCCTTCTAAAAACCCAACTAGGTTATGAAAACTTTTAGAAAGACGATGATCGGTGATTCGAtcctgattaaaattatatgttctaATTTTTTCTGATCTTGCACTAGAACCAacctgataaaaatataatattaaattgtaataataattaagaataataataattattggtcgTTTAATCTATAATGttctttttaagaatttacttGTTGTTTTCTAGCAGATCTAGTTAATGATTGTTGTTGCTCgagttgttttttataaattatcgctcttaatttttgtaatgctatttttctatttttaatttgtgatcTGTCTGTTTGACACTCAACTATAACACCTGATAATgagacatataattataaaacaaaattgtcatGTAAACAAGAactccaaaattatttgaaaatgtattttacctgTTGGCTTGTGGTGCATTCTAATAGCACTGTCAGTTTTGTTGACATGTTGGCCCCCTGCACCAGATGCTCGCTTAGTTTCTATAATTAAATCTCTTTCATTAATCACCACATCTAACTAAAATAAAGACATCAAATTAGttgaataacaaatattttttttcaattttagtaaaattaaaaaataagtaaataactgaaaaatttagtattgataataaaatacataaatttaagtactaaTTAATCAGATaatcagataaaaaaatatttaatataatttttaaaactcttaatataaataaatacattaattattttataaatttataattattataattccatCAGTGTTATTAATGCTATGAATGATTTAGTCAATCCCATgttgttttacaatttttaaattataaattgagatTGGAATTATATGCATTTGCATATTAATACTGAACTTATACACTATATTGAGGATTAAAAATGTCTGCATTTTAAATGTCTTGCAATTCTAATTGCATATTTGTAGGGTTGAGgtatattttgtcattaatgcatataatgtgtgtattttgtacaaatttagtacaaataatttcatctcttatttttgaaaattgggaatttaattattacttaactttactaaaaataatattatcaattattgatTAACTATTATTCGATAAACAACattgttaaaaactaatttctcaaaatataaattagtattttttcattttttgcattaaaaatttgaattgttttaattagtctattgtttttttatttcaaatttgtttaatttaatgtattaaaaatttttatcaaaaactaaaataatgatttcatcatatttaagtattttgttaactacaattttttgatataaaaaaaaaacaattattatttttttttttcatttcaattaaaataaaaattattaaaacaaaaattaccaattttttttaatagtgtaaatttatgaacatattttataattattttttcatattggtgcatatatatattgacccattttattttcatatttgcaTCATATTTACCACATGTTTAATGCATGTAATTCCTtgtctaattataaataattaattacttcagTTGGTTGAGGTAATATGGCTACTGTCACAGTACTAGTATGAATTCGTCCTGACTTTTCTGTTTTTGGAACCCGTTGAACTCGATGTACACCACCTTCATATTGCAGCAAACTGAAACAATCACTGCCTGACAGCATCAGACATGCATGACGTATTCCTCCTATCAAACCAGACATATATACAACATTAGATATaccattagtaaaataatatacaatatatgtttctgcatttatctaaatatttacccATCTCAGTGTGACAATAATCAGCTATTTCGCTTCTCCATCCTTTATAGTATGCAAATGAATTGTACATTTCAAAAAGTTCTTGTGTGAATATCATTGCTTCTTGACCTCCAACCCCAGCCGTTATTTCTAACATGACATCTTCACAATCAAATTTCTCATTTGGAACTAATGAATTAAGAAGCTGATACATATttcatgattataaatattgtatattttcaatgatttaagtattgaattttattagtaCTATATAACACATACCTCTAATTCTAGTTTTCTCAATTGATCTTCATGAGACtttatttctttttgtaaTTGTTCGCAGAATTCTttatctttttctttttcttgattaacaaatacaatactataagtcataaatatttaatatttaaataaatgatacattttgtatGAAA contains the following coding sequences:
- the LOC113557218 gene encoding peptide chain release factor 1-like, mitochondrial, which encodes MKFFNSRYIFRLYNRTLWPIKSVQSTLSSHQFLVCHSYSSFTTTTNRISSELLRNSGVRSYLNKLISEDYSDTMSKPNVFALISAIRLLKVDLQSLNEFDIEKEKDKEFCEQLQKEIKSHEDQLRKLELELLNSLVPNEKFDCEDVMLEITAGVGGQEAMIFTQELFEMYNSFAYYKGWRSEIADYCHTEMGGIRHACLMLSGSDCFSLLQYEGGVHRVQRVPKTEKSGRIHTSTVTVAILPQPTELDVVINERDLIIETKRASGAGGQHVNKTDSAIRMHHKPTGVIVECQTDRSQIKNRKIALQKLRAIIYKKQLEQQQSLTRSARKQQVGSSARSEKIRTYNFNQDRITDHRLSKSFHNLVGFLEGREYLDKVVIELQERANQILFNEFIESISDKS